The following coding sequences are from one Synechococcus sp. HK05 window:
- a CDS encoding glycosyltransferase has protein sequence MASLPGPAALVHEWFTPRSVGGAELVVQQLDALLGQPQLAALVDGESARPESWLAGRSIHTSFVQHLPWGVSHVQQYLPLLPLAIEQLDLAPYPLVISSSHLVAKGVLTSPDQCHLSYVHTPVRYAWDQMHAYLRQSALARRGLSPLIRWQLHRLRQWDVLSAQRPDALIANSRFTAARIRRYWGRSSTVVHPPVAVERFRWDQPRSDVYLCLCRLVPYKRVDLVVQAFNATGLPLVLIGDGPERQRLEAMAGPNVRLLGRLPQEQVNEWLATCRAYVYAGLEDFGIAPVEAMASGAPVIGLGQGGLLDSVRCLSSGCESPTGLLFPQQSLPSLVAALEHFEANRLWAQLPAAALRQWAERFSPQRFRQRSQALIEQVWSRHQRHLAQRGRAMSVPLG, from the coding sequence ATGGCATCTCTCCCTGGCCCCGCCGCGCTCGTGCACGAGTGGTTCACCCCTCGCTCGGTGGGCGGGGCGGAGTTGGTGGTGCAACAGCTTGATGCCCTGCTCGGGCAGCCCCAGCTGGCCGCCCTGGTGGATGGTGAGAGTGCACGCCCCGAAAGCTGGCTGGCAGGCCGCTCGATCCACACCTCGTTTGTGCAGCACCTGCCTTGGGGCGTGAGCCATGTGCAGCAATACCTGCCGCTGCTGCCGCTGGCGATCGAGCAGCTCGACCTGGCGCCGTATCCCCTGGTGATCAGCAGCAGTCACCTGGTGGCCAAGGGCGTGCTCACGAGCCCGGATCAGTGCCATCTGAGCTACGTGCACACCCCCGTGCGCTACGCCTGGGATCAGATGCACGCCTATCTGCGCCAATCGGCCCTGGCGCGCCGGGGCCTCTCACCCTTGATTCGCTGGCAGTTGCATCGCCTGCGCCAGTGGGATGTGCTGAGTGCCCAGCGGCCCGATGCCCTGATCGCCAACTCCCGCTTCACGGCGGCTCGCATCCGCCGCTACTGGGGCCGTTCCTCCACCGTGGTGCATCCGCCGGTGGCGGTGGAGCGGTTCCGCTGGGATCAGCCTCGCAGCGATGTGTATCTCTGCTTGTGCCGCCTGGTGCCCTACAAACGGGTGGATCTGGTGGTGCAGGCGTTCAACGCCACCGGATTGCCGTTGGTGCTGATTGGCGATGGCCCGGAGCGGCAGCGTCTCGAGGCGATGGCCGGCCCCAATGTGCGGCTGCTAGGCCGCTTGCCGCAGGAGCAGGTGAATGAATGGCTCGCCACCTGCCGTGCCTATGTGTATGCCGGGTTGGAGGATTTCGGGATTGCGCCGGTGGAGGCCATGGCCTCGGGCGCACCGGTGATCGGCCTTGGCCAAGGTGGCCTGCTCGACAGCGTGCGTTGCCTGAGCAGCGGCTGTGAGTCCCCCACCGGCTTGCTGTTCCCCCAGCAATCGCTGCCGTCGTTGGTGGCGGCCCTGGAGCATTTCGAGGCCAATCGGCTGTGGGCACAGCTGCCTGCGGCCGCCTTGCGTCAGTGGGCCGAGCGCTTCAGCCCGCAGCGGTTCCGCCAGCGCTCCCAAGCCTTGATCGAGCAGGTGTGGAGCCGGCACCAGCGCCACCTGGCTCAACGGGGCCGAGCCATGTCTGTGCCTCTGGGGTGA
- a CDS encoding sugar transferase, whose protein sequence is MSSASIPAESTASSLLAAQSLRGRVLKRGGDIVFSLLVLSLGSPLFLLLAVLVKLSSRGSIFYCQRRIGRGYKGFGCLKFRTMRRDADRVLEAMLEADPTLRAEFERDHKLKRDPRITPLGKFLRRSSLDELPQFINVLRGEMSVVGPRPIVWDELRRYGRNMDEVLSVRPGLTGLWQVSGRNNLTYRTRVRLDLTYVRHRSFWLDLGIVLRTIGVVLLPMDRGAY, encoded by the coding sequence TTGTCCTCTGCCTCCATCCCGGCTGAGTCCACGGCCAGCAGCTTGCTGGCGGCTCAGTCGCTGCGTGGGCGTGTGCTGAAGCGGGGCGGCGACATTGTGTTTTCGCTCTTGGTGCTCAGCCTCGGCTCGCCGCTGTTTCTGCTGTTGGCGGTGCTGGTGAAGCTGAGCTCCCGGGGCTCGATCTTTTATTGCCAGCGCCGGATCGGTCGCGGCTACAAGGGCTTTGGTTGCCTGAAGTTCCGCACGATGCGGCGTGATGCCGATCGGGTGCTGGAGGCGATGTTGGAGGCCGATCCGACGCTGCGGGCCGAGTTTGAGCGGGATCACAAGCTCAAGCGTGATCCGCGCATCACGCCCCTCGGCAAATTTCTGCGCCGCTCCAGCCTGGATGAACTGCCCCAGTTCATCAACGTGCTGCGGGGCGAAATGAGCGTGGTGGGGCCCCGGCCGATCGTGTGGGATGAACTGCGCCGCTACGGCCGCAACATGGATGAAGTGCTCTCGGTGCGGCCTGGTCTGACGGGCCTCTGGCAGGTGTCGGGGCGCAACAACCTCACCTACCGCACGCGCGTGCGCCTCGATCTCACCTATGTGCGCCACCGCAGCTTTTGGCTGGATCTCGGCATCGTGCTGCGCACCATCGGTGTGGTGCTGTTGCCGATGGATCGCGGCGCCTATTGA
- the cbiB gene encoding adenosylcobinamide-phosphate synthase CbiB: MIAAAGLDRLVGDPRWCLHPVVVMGWCISRLRRLAEHWAGDRPLALRLAGGVITLLLVGSSGGAGWLLEQWALGRALPDAQPAGLLLLWIALASALAGRSLEQAVRGVLDAIDADLQPARCALSWIVGRNTSELSAPEILRAAAETASENAVDGLFAPLFWMLVGAALWSIGLTAGPGPLCLAWGFKAASTLDSMLGYRVGRLNWLGTAGARLDDLLVWLPCRLVALSLPLVAGTSAATRCIPLLQAALQDGASDPSPNAGVSQAAYAHAAGVQLGGLNRYGDTLKPKPLLAQSCPPASRSSVQRILQLSLRLEALWLATGLALGAGLNAAQ, from the coding sequence GTGATCGCCGCGGCGGGGCTGGATCGGCTGGTGGGCGATCCGCGCTGGTGCCTGCACCCGGTGGTGGTGATGGGCTGGTGCATCAGCCGGCTGCGCCGGCTAGCGGAGCACTGGGCCGGCGATCGGCCGCTGGCGCTGCGCCTGGCCGGTGGCGTGATCACGCTGCTGCTCGTGGGCAGCAGCGGCGGCGCCGGCTGGCTGCTGGAGCAATGGGCTCTGGGCAGAGCGCTGCCCGATGCACAGCCCGCAGGGCTGTTGCTGCTTTGGATCGCCCTAGCCAGCGCCCTGGCGGGCCGCAGCCTGGAGCAGGCCGTGCGCGGCGTGCTGGATGCCATTGATGCGGATCTCCAGCCAGCGCGCTGCGCCCTGAGCTGGATTGTGGGGCGCAACACCAGCGAGCTCAGCGCCCCAGAGATCCTGAGAGCCGCGGCCGAAACCGCCAGCGAAAACGCGGTGGATGGGCTCTTTGCCCCCCTGTTCTGGATGCTGGTGGGAGCGGCGCTCTGGAGCATCGGGCTCACGGCAGGGCCTGGGCCGCTGTGCCTGGCCTGGGGCTTCAAAGCCGCGAGCACGCTCGATTCGATGCTGGGCTATCGCGTTGGCCGGCTCAACTGGCTCGGCACCGCCGGGGCCCGGCTCGATGACCTGCTGGTGTGGCTGCCCTGCCGGCTGGTGGCCTTGAGCCTGCCGCTGGTCGCCGGCACCAGCGCCGCAACACGCTGCATTCCCCTGCTGCAAGCCGCCCTGCAGGATGGCGCTTCTGATCCTTCCCCCAATGCCGGTGTATCGCAGGCGGCCTATGCCCATGCCGCCGGCGTGCAGCTGGGAGGGCTGAACCGCTACGGCGACACCCTCAAACCCAAACCGCTCCTGGCACAGAGCTGCCCGCCAGCGAGCCGTTCTTCCGTGCAACGCATCCTGCAGCTGAGCCTGAGGCTGGAAGCGCTTTGGTTAGCGACCGGCCTGGCCCTCGGAGCAGGCCTCAACGCCGCTCAATAG